The window TGCCGGGCCCCGCCCGGGTGGAGGCCACCGTCACCGAACTGTCGGGCGGCGGCCTGCCGCTGCCCAGGTTCCACGCGGTGCGGCAGCAGGACATCACCCTCGTCGAGGGCTGAGCCGGCGGGCGGGCGAGTCCCGGGCCGCGCGCCCGCGACCGCACAGAAGAAGGCGGCTCCGGCGGTGGGTGGTCCACCGGAGCCGCCTTCCTGCCGCCCGGGCCTGTCGCCCCGGGCGGGCGTGCGCGCTACTTGAGCAGATGCACCCGCTGCGTCGTCAGGTCGTAACGGGCGCCGACGACGGCCACCTTGCCGGCCTTGAGCCTGGCGGCGACGTCGGGGTCGGCCACGACCTTGGAGCGGACGAGCCGGACGTTCGCGTCGATCGTCGCCGCGACCCGCGCGTCGCCGGTCACACTGTGGTCGATGGCCGGGGCGATCTCGTCGGCGATGTACTGGATGCCGCTGGGCAGCTCCTCACCGCTCTCGTCCACCGCGACGGCGGCCTTCACGGCCCCGCAGGACTGGTGGCCGAGCACCACGACCAGCGGGATGTTCAGTTCGAGGACGCCGTACTTGACGCTGCCGAGCACCGACTGGTCCAGCACCTCGCCCGCGCTGCGCACGGTCATCAGGTCGCCGAGGCCCTGGTCGAAGACCAGCTCCGGGGGGACGCGGGAGTCGATGCAGCCGAGAATGAGGGCGAACGGCTCCTGACCGGTCGTCAGGGCCTTGCGCACGGCGTAACCCTCGTCGGGGTGCCGCTCGTGCAGGGTCCGCCAACGGCGGTTGCCCTTCGAGAGTTCCTTCAGTGCCTCGTCCGCCGTGCTCGGCCGCTTGGGGGTGGGGGGCGTGGAGTGCGAGCGGGTGGAGCGGGTGACGGGCTCGGCGTTCGCCGGGAAGGCGCCGACGGCGAGGCCGCCGCCGACGACGGCGGTGCCGGCCAGCGCGGCGCGCAGGAGTGAGCGTCGGCCGCGAGGCTTCGCGTGGGATATCGGTGCGTCGGCGCCGGTGGCGGTCGCCTCGGCGGCGTCGCCGCTGTGGGGTGCTGCGTCAGGATTCACGGGCAGGAACGTACGTCCGGCCTAAACGCTCAAACGTTCAAGATGCCGAATCATGGACGAGTGTTGATCAATCATGGCTGACCCTTGAATGGTTCTTGGTCACTTCAGTGCCGGTTTTTGGACAGCCGGTCGCTCACTGTTCAATTCACGGGTGGGGAGCGCCTTCTGTCTCCGCGTCCGGCCGGCTGGTCGGCGCCCGCCGCCGGCGGCGGGTCGTCACCACGTCCGGTGCGCGAAGACCACCAGGTTCTTCGTGTAGTCCATGACGCTGCGGTCGTAGTCGCCCGCACAGGTGATCAGCCGGACCTCCGGCCGGGACGCGTCGGCGTACACCCGCTTGTCGGGGAAGTCGTCCTTCTCGAACGTCTCGGCGGCGTCGACCACGAAGGACACCCGCTCGCGGTCGGCGCGTACGACGTGGAAGACGTCCCCCTTCTCCAGTTGGCCGAGCCCCGCGAAGACGGCAGGCGAGGTCTTCGTGTCGACGTGCCCGGCGATGATCGAGGTGCCCGTCTCCCCGGGGGCGGCGCCCTCGGCGTGCCAGCCCACGAGGTTCACGTCGTCGGCCGGCGGAGCCTCCAACTGACCGGAACGGCCGACGTACAGAGGGACGAACGGGGCGCTCACCCGGATCTTCGGGATGAGCAGCCGGACCGGCCGGGACCCGCTCTCCCGCTGCCGACGTGCCGGCGGCTCGGCGGGGCGGTCCTGCCCGGCCGAGGAGGGCGGGGCGGCCTGCGGGGCGTGCCGGGCGTTCGGCGGGCGGGAGGCGTCGGTCGAGGAGTCCTCACCGCCGAACAGGCTCACCACGAGGATCATCAGGCCCACGGCGCACAACGCGGTCGTATTGACCCGGGCGCTCGGGCGGGCCGGCACCGGACCGGTACCGGGGGGAGTAGGGCGGGCTGCCATCGGACACCACCTCACCAGGTACGGCAGCGGAACGGACGGACGGGCACAGGACGGTCGGGGGACATCCCGGAACGCCGGCCGGGCCGCCACACGACACACGGTGTGGCGGCCGCGGCCGCTATCGCGCCAGGTATCGCGCCCGGCATGGGCTCAGGCCGCGCTTCCGGCGGTCTTCCTGCGCCGCAGGGCGTACATGCCCGTACCGGCCACCGCGAGGACGGCCATCCCGCCGGCGGTCACCGCGGGCGAGGCCAGCGCGCCGCCACCGGTGTGCACACCGCCGCGCGGCTTGTCGTGGTCGCCCTTCCAGGCCCCCTCCTCCTCGTCCTTCCAGGAGCCCTTGTCCTGCTCGTCCTTCCAGGACTCCTTCTCCTGGCCGTCCTTCGTGGCCTCCTCCTTGTCGTAGCCCCCCGCGTCGGGCTTGGCGCCCCGCTCGGAGCTCCAGTCACCCTCGGTGTTCAGCGAGGTCAACGCACCGCCACCCGTGTGAACCCCGCCGCGCGGTCCGTCGTGGCTGCTGTCCTTGTCGTGCTCCTTGCTGTAGCCATGGTCCTCGTGGTCCCACTGGTCACCGTCGGCGTAGGCGCCGGGCGCGGTGATGGCGAGGACGGCGGTGGCCGCCGCCGTAGCGAGAAGCATGCGAGCAGAACGCATCTGATGGTCCTTCCGCCACAGCCGGGCAGCTGGTGCTTCGTCAGCTGACTTGACCCGGCTCCGACGTGATCCACCGTCAGCCGGATCACGATCCGCCACCACTCGGGGCGCTCAGCCGGGTGAACCGGAGCGGTCCGTCCGGGGGACCTGGCCCCGGCCGGACACCACGGAACACATACGCCCGGCCGTCGGGCGCGCCCCCGCCGGGACGGGCGGAGCCCGTCTACTCCTGCGGGCCGGAGTCCCCGAACGCCTCCAGGATCCGCTCGGCGGCCAGCGTGGCCGTCAGTTCGCCGTCCCTGACGCGCTGTTCGAGGACCGGAGCGAGGGACCGTACGCCGGGGTGGGTGCGCAGCCGGCCGAGGAGTTCGTCGCGGACCATCGACCAGGTCCAGTCGACCTGCTGGTCCCGGCGCTTGGCGGCGAGCCGGCCGGTGGAGTCGAGGAGCGTGCGGTGCTGCTCCAGGCGCTCCCACACGGCGTCCAGGCCGGTGGACTCGCGGGCGCTGCAGCTCAGCACCGGCGGCGTCCAGGCCGCGTCCCTGCCGTGCATCAGCCGCAGGGCGCCCGCCAGCTCACGGGCCGCCGTACGGGCGTCGCGCTCGTGCGGGCCGTCCGCCTTGTTGACGGCGAGCACGTCGGCCAGCTCCAGGACACCCTTCTTGATGCCCTGGAGCTGGTCGCCGGTGCGGGCGAGGGTGAGGAGGAGGAAGGAGTCGACCATGTTGGCGACGGCCGTCTCGGACTGGCCGACGCCGACGGTCTCCACGAGCACCACGTCGTAGCCGGCCGCCTCCATCACCACGATCGACTCGCGGGTCGCCCGGGTGACCCCGCCGAGGGTCCCGGCCGTCGGCGAGGGCCGCACGAAGGCCGCCGGGTCGACGGCCAGCCGCTCCATCCGGGTCTTGTCGCCGAGGATCGAGCCGCCCGTACGGCTCGACGACGGGTCCACCGCCAGCACCGCCACCCGGTGCCCGAGCGAGGTCAGCATCGTGCCGAACGCGTCGATGAACGTCGACTTGCCGACGCCCGGCACCCCGCTGACCCCGATCCGCCGGGCCCGGCCGCTGTGCGGCAGCAGCGCGGTCAGCAACTCCTGCGCCAGCGCGCGGTGTTGGGGCCGAGTGGACTCGACGAGAGTGATGGCGCGGGCGATGACCGCCCGCTTCCCGTCGAGCACACCCTTGACGTAGGCGTCGACATCGATCACAGGTCGTGCCCGAGGTCGTCCGACAGCCTCTTCACCAGGTCATGCGCCGCGTCCGGGATCACCGTCCCGGGCGGGAACACGGCCGCCGCGCCCATCTCCAGCAGCGTGGGCACGTCCTGCGGCGGGATCACCCCGCCGACCACGATCATGATGTCCGGCCGCCCCTCCTCGGCCAGCTGCTCCCTGAGCGCCGGTACGAGGGTGAGGTGCCCGGCGGCCAGCGACGACACCCCGACGATGTGCACGTCCGCCTCGACGGCCTGCCGGGCCACCTCGGCCGGGGTCTGGAACAGCGGGCCGACGTCCACGTCGAAGCCGAGGTCGGCGAAGGCGGTCGCGATCACCTTCTGGCCCCGGTCGTGGCCGTCCTGGCCCATCTTGGCGACCAGGATGCGCGGCCGGCGGCCCTCGGCCTCGCCGAAGGCGTCCACCAGGCTCCGGGTGCGCTCCACGTTCGGGGACTCGCCTGCTTCGTTGCGGTACACGCCGGAGATGGTACGGATCTGGCTCGCGTGCCGGCCGTACACCTTCTCCAGGGCGTCGGAGATCTCGCCGACCGTGGCCTTGGCGCGGGCCGCCCGCACCGCCAGCTCCAGCAGGTTGCCCTCGCCGCCGGCGGCCCGGGTGAGCGCGTCCAGCGAGGCCAGGCACTCCTGCTCGTCGCGGTCCGCGCGCAGCCGGCGGAGCTTGTCGATCTGCTGGGCGCGGACGGAGGAGTTGTCGACCTTGAGGACGTCGATCTGCTCGTCGGTCTCCACGCGGTACTTGTTGACGCCGATGACCGGCTGCCGTCCCGAGTCGATCCGGGCCTGGGTGCGGGCCGCGGCCTCCTCGATGCGCAGCTTGGGGATGCCCGCGTCGATGGCCTTGGCCATGCCGCCCGCCTGCTCGACCTCCTGGATGTGCTGCCAGGCGCGGCGGGCGAGGTCGTAGGTCAGCTTCTCGACGTAGGAGCTGCCGCCCCAGGGGTCGATGACCCGGGTCGTGCCGGACTCCTGCTGGATGAGGAGCTGGGTGTTGCGGGCGATGCGCGCCGAGAAGTCGGTGGGCAGGGCGAGCGCCTCGTCGAGGGCGTTGGTGTGCAGCGACTGGGTGTGGCCCTGGGTGGCGGCCATCGCCTCCACACACGTCCGCGTGACGTTGTTGAAGACGTCCTGCGCGGTCAGCGACCAGCCCGAGGTCTGCGAATGGGTGCGCAGGGATAGCGACTTGGCGTTCTGCGGATCGAACTGCCGCACCAGTTTGGCCCACAGCAGACGGGCCGCCCGCAGCTTGGCGACCTCCATGAAGAAGTTCATCCCGATCGCCCAGAAGAACGACAGCCGGGGCGCGAACGCGTCCACGTCCAGCCCCGCCTCCCGGCCCGCCCGGATGTACTCCACCCCGTCCGCGAGCGTGTACGCCAGCTCCAGGTCGGCCGTCGCGCCCGCTTCCTGGATGTGGTAGCCGGAGATGGAGATGGAGTTGTAGCGGGGCATCTTCTGCGAGGTGAAGGCGAAGATGTCGGAGATGATCCGCATCGACGGCTTCGGCGGATAGATGTAGGTGTTGCGGACCATGAACTCCTTGAGGATGTCGTTCTGGATGGTCCCCGCCAGCTTCTCGGCCGGCACACCCTGTTCCTCCGCCGCCACGATGTAGAGCGCGAGCACGGGCAGCACCGCGCCGTTCATCGTCATCGACACGGTCATCCGGTCCAGCGGGATGCCGTCGAAGAGCTGCCGCATGTCGAGGATCGAGTCGATCGCCACGCCCGCCATGCCGACGTCACCCGTCACCCGGGGGTGGTCGCTGTCGTAGCCCCGGTGGGTGGGCAGGTCGAAGGCGACCGACAGACCCTTCTGACCGGCCGCCAGGTTGCGCCGGTAGAAGGCGTTCGACTCCTCCGCCGTGGAGAAGCCCGCGTACTGCCGGATGGTCCAGGGCTGGTTGACGTACATCGTCGGGTACGGGCCGCGCAGGTACGGCGCCATGCCGGGGTAGGTGCCCAGGAAGTCCAGGCCCTCCAGGTCCTGACCGGTGTACAGCGGCTTGACCCCGATGCCCTCCGGGGTCTCCCACAGCAGGTCGTCACCGCCCGCCGCGTTCTTCACCGCCGTACGCCACTCGTCGGCACCGCCGCCGACGGCCGGGGAACCCAGCTCGATCCCGGAGAAGTCGGGGACGGAAGGGACGGTCATCGGGACACTCCCATACGGTCGAGGGTCGCGGACAGCACGGCCACGGCGTCACAGCCGGCGAAGACGAAACCGTCCACACCGGTGTACTCGGCGGGACGGCCGGCGAGGAACACGTGCGAGGCACCGGCGGCCCTCAGCCCGGCCGCCGATGTCGCGGCCCGCTCCTCGTAGACGGCGTCACTGGAGCACAGGCAGACCTCCGTGGCACCGCTCTCCTCGAACGTGCCCTCGGTGACGGGCTCGATGCCGCCCGCCTGGAAGAGGTTGGCGGCGAAGGTCGTCCGCGCGGTGTGGGCGGCCGCGGGGCCCAGGGACGCCAGGTAGAGGCGCGGGCGGGAGCCCGTCGCGGCGAGGTGGGCGTCCGAGCGGGCGCGCAGCGCCTCGAACGTCTCGTCACGGCTGACGCGGGGGAGACCGCCGGACGGCGGCTCGGGCGCGGGCGCGCGGACGACCGGCTTCTCGGCCAGATGGGGGAACTCGCTGACGCCGGTGACCGGTTCGCGCCGCTGGGCGAGCTTCGCGCTGCGGGCCGCCCAGGTCTCGGCGAGGCGCTCCCGTACGGCGCCGGAGCGCAGGGCCGCCGCCTGGCCGCCCGCGCGCTCGATCTCCTGGAAGAACTCCCAGCCCGCGTGGGCCAGTTCGTCGGTGAGCCGTTCCACGTACCAGGAGCCGCCCGCCGGGTCGATGACCCGGGCGAGGTGGGACTCCTCCACGAGGATCGTGGAGGTGTTGCGGGCGATACGCCGGGCGAACGCGTCCGGCAGTCCGAGGGCGTGGTCGAAGGGCAGCACGGTGACGGAGTCGGCGCCGCCCGCCCCGGCTGCCAGCGTGGCGATGGTCGTGCGCAGCATGTTCACCCACGGGTCGCGGCGCGTCATCATCACCGGCGAGGTCACCGCGTGCTGGATCTGCGCCCCGGCCGAGGGCGCCCCGCACACCTCGGCCACCCGGGCCCAGAGCCGCCGCGCGGCTCGCAGCTTGGCGATCGTCAGGAACTGGTCGGCGGTCGCGGCGTACCGGAACTCCAGCTGGGCACAGGCCTGTTCGACGCTCAGCCCGGCCCCGGTCAGCTCCCGCAGATACGCGACACCGGTCGCCAGCGAGGCACCCAGCTCCTGCGCGGCCGAGCCGCCGGCCTCGTGGTACGGCAGGGCGTCCACCGTCAGGGCGCGCAGCCCCGGGTACTCCTCGGCGCACAGCCGGGCCAGTCCGGCCACGGGCGCGAAGTCGTAGGTCTGCCCGGTGCGGGCCTCGTGGCCGAGGGGGTCCGCGCCCAGGGTGCCGCGTGCCGCCTCCTTGGCGACGCCCCGTTCGGCGTACAGGCGCAGCAACTCATCGGCGGCGGGCTCGGTCTCGGCGCCCGCGTCCAGGACGACCGGCGCGAGATCGAGATACACGCCGTCGAGGACCCGGCCGAGCGAGGACACCGGGAGACCGGCCTCGCCGAGCACGAGCCACAGAGAGGTGACGCCGTTCTCCAGGTCGGCGAGGACCGCGTCGCGGTCCGCCGTCGTGTGCCGCTGGCGTACGTCCCAGCCGCCGTCGGTGTTGCCCGCGGCCCGGCCTCCTCGTACGAAGGGCGCGAATCCGGGGAAACCAGCAGGGGGCGCGGTGTCGTGCGCGGTGTAGAGGGGACGGGTGCGCAGCCCGTCCTCCAGCGCGGTGGACAGGGCTTCCTCGGCCTGAGTGCCCTCGACGTCCTTGCCCGACTTGCGCAGCACGCCCGCAACGAGGCGCTGCCACTGCTCGTGGGTTGTGTCAGGGAACTCGGCGGCCAGCTCAAGCCCGTCGTCAGGGAGGACCGTCATGCTCGGATGCTAGGCCAGAGGCGCAAAGGAGCAGCAGGGGGCGCGGCTGTGACCTTGCCCTCCCTGGGGTGACCTTGAAATCGGATGGGTTACCTGCCGGTCACTTACGGGCCGGGAGTGAACGTCGGGGGGTGGTCCGCCGTACCTGGTGCCACGCGGCCCGTGCGCCCCCGACGGCACGGTCACCGGGCCGCCCGAGGACAGGAGCGACCCATGGCCGAGAAGTACTTCACCGTGTCCGGGATGAGCTGTGGCCACTGCGCCACGAGCGTCACCGAGGAGGTCGCCGCGGTGCCCGGCGTGAGCGAGGTCGATGTCGACGTACGGGCCGGCCTGGTGACCGTACGCGGCGAGATGGCCGACGACGGGGCTGTACGCGCGGCGATCGTCGAGGCGGGCTACGAGGTCGCCGAGGTCGTACGGCGGGCCGCGGCCTGAGCCGGGAAGCGGGCGTGGACAGGCCGGGGCCGGCCCGGGGCAGGGCTTCCTCGACGGCTTCGAGCGGGTCCTCGCGGGCGCCGCGCCCACCGGCCGTCGCCCGACGCGGGACGAGATCGAGTCGCGGCGGGCGCTCGGCGCGCGGGCGGCGGAGGTCGGACACGGCCGGCGGCCCTGCGGGCGCACCTCGTGGCCGGCCGGGACAACCGGCCGCGGGCGACCGACCCGGACAGCGCGCTCGCCGTCATCGAGCAGGCCGTGGACGCCTTCGCCGACGGCTACGAGCGCGCCCAGCGGCTAGTGGTCCGCAAGGAGGCGGCCACCCGTCGGGAGTTCATCGACGACCTCCTGCGCGGACGCGGCGACCCCGGTCACCTCGCGGCCGGCTCGGAGCGGTTCGGGCTGCGCCTGTCCCGCGCGCACGCGGTCGCCGTCGCCGAGGGGCCGGAGAAGTACGACGAGCCCGACCCCGTACCCCGGCAGGTGCCCAGCGACCTCTTCGCCCGCTTCGAGAACCGCCGCGTCCTGTTCGCCACCGAGGACGGCCGGATGGTGTGCGTCGCCCCCGGCGACCAGGACGACGTCCTCACCCACTTCGCCACACGCCGCTACGCCGCCACCGGCCGCGCCCAGGTCGCCATCTCGGACAGCGGTCATCGACGCCCGCCTCCTCGACCGGCCCACCAGAGCCCTGAGTTCGGCGCAGCCGTCTGCCCGGCCCTCTTGTGCGGGACCCGCGCCACCGCACTCGGTGGGGTTCGGCCATTCCCACCCCCTGGCCGGTGTATGTCTGGCGCCGGGTGAGCAGGACGAGCATCGTGGACACCGAGGGCTTCGAGTGACGGCGCACAGGACCGGTGCGCCACGGTGATCGGGAGCCGTGGGGGACAGGTGGAGTTCCGGGTGCTGGGGCCGGTCGAGGTGTGGCTCGACGGGCAGCGGCTGCCGCCGTTCCCGCCCAAGCCGACCGCGCTGCTCACCGCCGGGCTCGTGGAGGCGGGAAAGCTGGTGTCGGTCGACCGGCTGGTCGACGCCGTGTGGGGGGACCGGCCACCGGCGTCGGCGGCGAAGCTGGTGCAGGGGTATGTCCTCAAGCTGAGACAGGTGCTCCACAGGCCGGACACCCGAGAGGTGATCAAGACCCGTCCCCGCGGCTATGTGTTCGAACCGCAGGAGGGACAGCTGGATCTGCAGCTGTTCCAGGCGCTGCTGGAACGAGGGCACGCGGAAGCGGCCCGGGGCGAACACGGCGGTGCCGCGGACCTCTTCGAGGAGGCGCTGGCGCTCTGGAGAGGCCCCGCGCTCGGCGCTCCGACGACCTCGGTGCTCCAGGCCGAGGCGACGCGGCTGGAGGAGATCCGGCTGGCCACGGTGGAGCGCGTGCTCGACGCGCGGCTGGAACTGGGCGGGGGAGCGGAGCTGGTGGGCGACCTCACCGGGCTGGTGGCCGAACATCCGCTGCGGGAGCGATTACGGGTGCAGCTCATCATCGCCCTGGACCGCTGCGGACGCCGGGCGGACGCCCTGGCTGTGTACCGGGACGGCCGTCGTCTGCTGCACACCGAGTTGGGTATCGAACCCGGCCCGGAGCTGCGGGAGGTGAACGCCCGGCTGCTGGTGGCCGACCGGCCCGCCGGAGGCGGCGGCGTGGGGGAGACGCGTGCACGGTGGGGGATGCGCACGAGGCGCGAGCCCGGCGGGGCACCGGCTCCCGTGCAGCTGCCGGCCCCGCCGAAGTGGCTGACCGGACGCGCGAGGGAAACGGCCCGTCTGGAAGCCGCGTTGCGCGAGGGCGGCGAACACGGCCGGGTCTGTGTCGTGCACGGGATGGCGGGTGTCGGCAAGACGGCCCTGGCGCTGCACGTGGCGCACCGGGTCGCGTCGGCCTTCCCCGACGGGCAGTTGCACGCCGGACTGGGGGGTGGGGACCCGGCCCGTGCGGCCGACCCCGCCGAGG is drawn from Streptomyces bottropensis ATCC 25435 and contains these coding sequences:
- a CDS encoding carbonic anhydrase; the protein is MNPDAAPHSGDAAEATATGADAPISHAKPRGRRSLLRAALAGTAVVGGGLAVGAFPANAEPVTRSTRSHSTPPTPKRPSTADEALKELSKGNRRWRTLHERHPDEGYAVRKALTTGQEPFALILGCIDSRVPPELVFDQGLGDLMTVRSAGEVLDQSVLGSVKYGVLELNIPLVVVLGHQSCGAVKAAVAVDESGEELPSGIQYIADEIAPAIDHSVTGDARVAATIDANVRLVRSKVVADPDVAARLKAGKVAVVGARYDLTTQRVHLLK
- a CDS encoding class F sortase, whose amino-acid sequence is MAARPTPPGTGPVPARPSARVNTTALCAVGLMILVVSLFGGEDSSTDASRPPNARHAPQAAPPSSAGQDRPAEPPARRQRESGSRPVRLLIPKIRVSAPFVPLYVGRSGQLEAPPADDVNLVGWHAEGAAPGETGTSIIAGHVDTKTSPAVFAGLGQLEKGDVFHVVRADRERVSFVVDAAETFEKDDFPDKRVYADASRPEVRLITCAGDYDRSVMDYTKNLVVFAHRTW
- the meaB gene encoding methylmalonyl Co-A mutase-associated GTPase MeaB; amino-acid sequence: MIDVDAYVKGVLDGKRAVIARAITLVESTRPQHRALAQELLTALLPHSGRARRIGVSGVPGVGKSTFIDAFGTMLTSLGHRVAVLAVDPSSSRTGGSILGDKTRMERLAVDPAAFVRPSPTAGTLGGVTRATRESIVVMEAAGYDVVLVETVGVGQSETAVANMVDSFLLLTLARTGDQLQGIKKGVLELADVLAVNKADGPHERDARTAARELAGALRLMHGRDAAWTPPVLSCSARESTGLDAVWERLEQHRTLLDSTGRLAAKRRDQQVDWTWSMVRDELLGRLRTHPGVRSLAPVLEQRVRDGELTATLAAERILEAFGDSGPQE
- the scpA gene encoding methylmalonyl-CoA mutase, which codes for MTVPSVPDFSGIELGSPAVGGGADEWRTAVKNAAGGDDLLWETPEGIGVKPLYTGQDLEGLDFLGTYPGMAPYLRGPYPTMYVNQPWTIRQYAGFSTAEESNAFYRRNLAAGQKGLSVAFDLPTHRGYDSDHPRVTGDVGMAGVAIDSILDMRQLFDGIPLDRMTVSMTMNGAVLPVLALYIVAAEEQGVPAEKLAGTIQNDILKEFMVRNTYIYPPKPSMRIISDIFAFTSQKMPRYNSISISGYHIQEAGATADLELAYTLADGVEYIRAGREAGLDVDAFAPRLSFFWAIGMNFFMEVAKLRAARLLWAKLVRQFDPQNAKSLSLRTHSQTSGWSLTAQDVFNNVTRTCVEAMAATQGHTQSLHTNALDEALALPTDFSARIARNTQLLIQQESGTTRVIDPWGGSSYVEKLTYDLARRAWQHIQEVEQAGGMAKAIDAGIPKLRIEEAAARTQARIDSGRQPVIGVNKYRVETDEQIDVLKVDNSSVRAQQIDKLRRLRADRDEQECLASLDALTRAAGGEGNLLELAVRAARAKATVGEISDALEKVYGRHASQIRTISGVYRNEAGESPNVERTRSLVDAFGEAEGRRPRILVAKMGQDGHDRGQKVIATAFADLGFDVDVGPLFQTPAEVARQAVEADVHIVGVSSLAAGHLTLVPALREQLAEEGRPDIMIVVGGVIPPQDVPTLLEMGAAAVFPPGTVIPDAAHDLVKRLSDDLGHDL
- a CDS encoding methylmalonyl-CoA mutase family protein, giving the protein MTVLPDDGLELAAEFPDTTHEQWQRLVAGVLRKSGKDVEGTQAEEALSTALEDGLRTRPLYTAHDTAPPAGFPGFAPFVRGGRAAGNTDGGWDVRQRHTTADRDAVLADLENGVTSLWLVLGEAGLPVSSLGRVLDGVYLDLAPVVLDAGAETEPAADELLRLYAERGVAKEAARGTLGADPLGHEARTGQTYDFAPVAGLARLCAEEYPGLRALTVDALPYHEAGGSAAQELGASLATGVAYLRELTGAGLSVEQACAQLEFRYAATADQFLTIAKLRAARRLWARVAEVCGAPSAGAQIQHAVTSPVMMTRRDPWVNMLRTTIATLAAGAGGADSVTVLPFDHALGLPDAFARRIARNTSTILVEESHLARVIDPAGGSWYVERLTDELAHAGWEFFQEIERAGGQAAALRSGAVRERLAETWAARSAKLAQRREPVTGVSEFPHLAEKPVVRAPAPEPPSGGLPRVSRDETFEALRARSDAHLAATGSRPRLYLASLGPAAAHTARTTFAANLFQAGGIEPVTEGTFEESGATEVCLCSSDAVYEERAATSAAGLRAAGASHVFLAGRPAEYTGVDGFVFAGCDAVAVLSATLDRMGVSR
- a CDS encoding heavy-metal-associated domain-containing protein; amino-acid sequence: MAEKYFTVSGMSCGHCATSVTEEVAAVPGVSEVDVDVRAGLVTVRGEMADDGAVRAAIVEAGYEVAEVVRRAAA